In a single window of the Actinomycetota bacterium genome:
- the dnaK gene encoding molecular chaperone DnaK, which translates to MPKAVGIDLGTTNSVVAVLEAGDPVVIPNSEGARTTPSVVAFSKAGEVLVGEVAKRQAITNPDRTFRSVKRHMGTSWKTDDVDGKRYTPQEISARTLMKLKRDAEAYLGDTVTQAVITVPAYFDDAQRTATKEAGQIAGMEVLRIINEPTAAALAYGLEKGAEDETVLVFDLGGGTFDVSVLEIGDGVFEVKSTHGDTSLGGDDWDQRIIDWLVKQFKAAHGIDLSTDKMAGQRLKEAAEKAKMELSQVQQTQINLPFITATPEGPLHLDESLTRAKLQEMTADLIERCRVPFEQALKDAGVTKGELNHVILVGGSTRMPAVQELVQSLTGKEPNKTVNPDEVVAIGAAIQAGVLKGDVKDVLLLDVTPLSLGIETKGGVMTRLIERNTTIPTRRTEVFTTADDMQPSVEIHVLQGEREMAAYNKTLGKFQLVDLPPAPRGVPQIEVTFDIDANGIVHVSAKDRATSKEQSMTITGQSTLARDDIDRMVKDAEAHAEEDRQRRDEAEIRNNADSLVYQTDKVLREQGDKVSADERAAVEQPLSDLRKALEGNDYAAIKSATETLMSASQGFSQKLYEAAARDTDAAGTSASGQDSPPAGAPGGGDDDIVDAEIVDDEQ; encoded by the coding sequence ATGCCCAAGGCCGTCGGCATCGACCTCGGCACCACCAACTCCGTAGTCGCCGTGCTCGAAGCCGGCGACCCGGTGGTCATCCCCAACTCCGAGGGAGCGCGCACGACCCCGTCGGTGGTCGCCTTCTCGAAGGCCGGTGAGGTCCTCGTCGGCGAGGTAGCCAAGCGTCAGGCGATCACCAACCCGGACCGCACGTTCCGCTCCGTGAAGCGCCACATGGGCACGTCGTGGAAGACCGACGACGTAGACGGCAAGCGCTACACCCCCCAAGAGATCAGCGCCCGCACGCTGATGAAGCTGAAGCGCGACGCCGAGGCGTACCTCGGCGACACGGTCACCCAGGCGGTCATCACCGTGCCCGCGTACTTCGACGACGCCCAGCGCACGGCGACGAAGGAAGCCGGCCAGATCGCCGGGATGGAGGTGCTGCGGATCATCAACGAGCCCACCGCGGCGGCACTCGCCTACGGCCTCGAAAAGGGCGCCGAAGACGAGACCGTGCTCGTGTTCGACCTCGGTGGGGGCACCTTCGACGTGTCCGTGCTCGAGATCGGCGACGGGGTGTTCGAGGTCAAGTCCACCCACGGCGACACGAGCCTCGGCGGCGACGACTGGGACCAGCGGATCATCGACTGGCTGGTCAAGCAGTTCAAGGCGGCCCACGGCATCGACCTGTCCACCGACAAGATGGCCGGCCAGCGCCTGAAGGAGGCCGCCGAGAAGGCGAAGATGGAGCTCAGCCAGGTGCAGCAGACCCAGATCAACCTGCCGTTCATCACCGCCACTCCCGAAGGGCCTCTCCACCTCGACGAGAGCCTCACCCGCGCCAAGCTGCAGGAGATGACGGCCGACCTGATCGAGCGCTGCCGTGTGCCGTTCGAGCAGGCGCTGAAGGATGCCGGCGTCACCAAGGGCGAGCTCAACCACGTCATCTTGGTCGGCGGCTCCACCCGCATGCCCGCGGTGCAAGAGCTGGTCCAGTCGCTCACCGGCAAGGAGCCGAACAAGACCGTCAACCCCGACGAGGTCGTCGCGATCGGTGCCGCCATCCAGGCCGGCGTGCTGAAGGGCGACGTGAAGGACGTGTTGCTGCTCGACGTCACCCCGCTGTCGCTCGGCATCGAGACCAAGGGCGGCGTGATGACGCGACTGATCGAGCGCAACACCACCATCCCCACCCGGCGCACCGAGGTGTTCACCACTGCCGACGACATGCAGCCCTCGGTAGAGATCCACGTGCTGCAGGGCGAGCGTGAGATGGCGGCGTACAACAAGACGCTCGGCAAGTTCCAGCTCGTCGACCTGCCTCCCGCGCCGCGCGGCGTGCCCCAGATCGAAGTCACGTTCGACATCGACGCGAACGGGATCGTGCACGTGTCCGCCAAGGACCGGGCCACGAGCAAGGAGCAGTCGATGACGATCACCGGCCAGTCCACTCTCGCGAGGGACGACATCGACCGGATGGTGAAAGACGCCGAGGCGCACGCCGAGGAAGACCGCCAGCGCCGGGACGAGGCCGAGATCCGCAACAACGCAGACTCGCTCGTTTACCAGACCGACAAGGTGCTGCGTGAGCAGGGCGACAAGGTCTCCGCCGACGAGCGCGCCGCCGTCGAGCAGCCCCTGAGCGACCTGCGCAAGGCGCTCGAAGGCAACGACTACGCGGCGATCAAGTCCGCCACCGAAACGTTGATGTCGGCCAGCCAGGGGTTCAGCCAGAAGCTCTACGAGGCCGCGGCGCGTGACACCGACGCGGCAGGCACCTCCGCCTCGGGCCAGGACTCGCCCCCCGCCGGCGCACCCGGTGGCGGAGACGACGACATCGTCGACGCCGAGATCGTCGACGACGAGCAGTGA
- a CDS encoding response regulator transcription factor produces MARIVLVEDDTRISEPLTRMLQVEGFDVDLHSTGSAAMQAIRDERPDLVLLDLTLPDIDGIDVCRTLRAQDPQLPIVMLTARGEEVDVVVGLGAGADDYVAKPFRVAELLARIQARLRPTAPTAAGAGAATAGAGGVLKGSGIVLDADARRVWVDGVEAELTPKEFDLLALLMREAGRAVRREEIMTEVWDEHWWGPTRTLDTHVSTLRRKLGDTTDPPRLVVTVRGVGFRFEG; encoded by the coding sequence ATGGCCCGAATCGTGCTCGTCGAGGATGACACGCGCATCAGCGAGCCACTGACGCGGATGCTCCAAGTGGAGGGCTTCGACGTCGACCTGCACAGCACGGGGAGCGCGGCGATGCAGGCGATCCGCGACGAGCGACCCGACCTGGTGCTGCTCGACCTGACGCTGCCGGACATCGACGGCATCGACGTCTGCCGGACGTTGCGCGCGCAGGACCCCCAGCTTCCGATCGTCATGCTGACGGCGCGCGGCGAGGAGGTCGACGTCGTCGTCGGACTCGGCGCGGGCGCCGACGACTACGTGGCGAAGCCGTTCCGGGTGGCCGAGCTGCTCGCCCGCATCCAGGCGCGGCTGCGTCCGACGGCGCCCACCGCGGCAGGAGCCGGCGCCGCCACAGCCGGAGCGGGCGGCGTGCTGAAGGGCTCGGGGATCGTGCTCGACGCGGACGCCCGGCGAGTGTGGGTCGACGGCGTCGAGGCGGAGCTCACGCCGAAGGAGTTCGACCTGCTCGCGCTGTTGATGCGTGAGGCAGGGCGCGCGGTGCGCCGCGAAGAGATCATGACCGAGGTGTGGGACGAGCACTGGTGGGGCCCGACCCGCACCCTCGACACCCATGTCTCCACGCTGCGGCGCAAGCTCGGCGACACCACCGACCCGCCGCGCCTCGTCGTCACCGTGCGCGGGGTCGGGTTCCGGTTCGAGGGCTGA
- a CDS encoding MerR family transcriptional regulator yields MHPQTLRIYERRGLVLPARTQGGNRRYSDADIDRLRRIAELAAEGMNLAGIRRVMELEAENDRLRAELDAARRAARDADDAAERRQRRDLVPLRQQMAVFAKRAAVFDADS; encoded by the coding sequence ATGCATCCCCAGACGCTGCGCATCTACGAGCGCCGCGGCTTGGTGCTGCCGGCGCGCACGCAGGGGGGCAATCGCCGTTACTCCGACGCCGACATCGACCGCCTGCGCCGCATCGCCGAGCTCGCCGCCGAGGGGATGAACCTGGCGGGCATCCGCCGGGTGATGGAGCTCGAGGCGGAGAACGATCGGCTGCGGGCCGAGCTCGACGCCGCACGGCGCGCGGCGCGCGACGCCGACGACGCTGCCGAGCGCCGCCAGCGCCGTGACCTCGTGCCTCTCCGCCAGCAGATGGCGGTCTTCGCCAAGCGCGCGGCGGTCTTCGATGCCGACTCCTGA
- a CDS encoding AAA family ATPase — MVLNPKQWTLKTQEAVAAAIDDAKGRSNPELTADHLMAALTRQDDTVVPGVLAKLGQAPLMVRNRADEAIAKLPKAYGGDEPRMNRELTAVFEAAERHRGELKDDYLSVEHLLLAMGGRLGVGSEELLQALREVRGSHRVTSPNPEESFQALERYGQDLTERAREGKIDPVIGRDDEIRRVIQVLSRRTKNNPVLIGEPGVGKTAIVEGLARRIADGDVPEGLKHKRLVALDIASMLAGAKYRGEFEERMKAVLKEITDAAGEVITFVDELHTIVGAGGAEGAVDAGNMIKPMLARGELRMIGATTLDEFRKYVEKDPALERRFQQVYVGEPSVEDTVAILRGLKERYEVHHGVRIQDSALVSAAVLSDRYLTNRFLPDKAIDLVDEAASKLRIEIDSLPTEIDVVERRILQLEIEQVALAKETDAASQERREALTVELEALKSQSAEMKEHWEAEKQAIDAIRLLKEELEQLRIQLEREGDLNVAAEIRYGRIPELERRIAEATGHLDELQAGNRMLKEEVDAEDIAEVVSKWTGVPVTRLLEGEMSKLVHLEELLHRRVIGQDEAVAAVANAVRRSRAGLSDPNRPIGSFMFLGPTGVGKTELARALAEFLFDDDKAMVRIDMGEYMEKFSVTRLIGAPPGYVGYDEGGQLTEAVRRRPYSVILLDEIEKAHPDVFNVLLQVLDDGRLTDGQGRTVDFTNAVLIMTSNLPGDPLGFFKPEFINRVDEIIRFRSLTEDDIGRIVDIQLAHLSERMAERRITLQVTDAARKRLAHDGYDPAFGARPLKRLIQREIGDRSAVAILEGRVGESGTITVDVVDGALTVEPDQAT; from the coding sequence ATGGTGCTGAATCCGAAGCAGTGGACGCTGAAGACCCAAGAGGCGGTCGCCGCCGCGATCGACGACGCGAAGGGCCGCTCCAACCCCGAGCTGACCGCCGATCACCTGATGGCGGCGCTGACGCGCCAGGACGACACCGTCGTTCCGGGGGTGCTCGCGAAGCTCGGGCAGGCGCCGCTGATGGTCCGCAACCGCGCCGACGAGGCGATCGCCAAGCTGCCGAAGGCGTACGGCGGTGACGAGCCGCGCATGAATCGTGAGCTCACGGCGGTGTTCGAAGCCGCCGAACGCCATCGTGGGGAGCTGAAGGACGACTACCTGTCGGTCGAGCACCTGCTGCTCGCGATGGGCGGGCGCCTCGGCGTCGGCAGCGAGGAACTGCTCCAGGCGCTGCGTGAGGTGCGCGGCAGCCACCGGGTGACGAGCCCCAACCCCGAGGAGTCGTTCCAGGCTCTCGAGCGCTACGGCCAGGATCTCACCGAGCGGGCCCGCGAAGGCAAGATCGATCCGGTCATCGGCCGCGACGACGAGATCCGCCGCGTCATCCAGGTGCTCAGCCGGCGGACGAAGAACAACCCGGTGCTGATCGGGGAACCCGGCGTCGGCAAGACGGCGATCGTCGAGGGGCTCGCGCGGCGCATCGCCGACGGCGACGTTCCCGAGGGCCTGAAGCACAAGCGTCTCGTCGCTCTCGACATCGCGAGCATGCTCGCCGGCGCCAAGTACCGCGGCGAGTTCGAGGAGCGGATGAAGGCGGTGCTGAAGGAGATCACCGATGCAGCTGGCGAGGTGATCACGTTCGTCGACGAGCTCCACACCATCGTCGGTGCAGGTGGCGCCGAGGGAGCGGTGGACGCCGGCAACATGATCAAGCCGATGCTCGCCCGGGGCGAGCTGCGCATGATCGGCGCGACCACGCTCGACGAGTTTCGCAAGTACGTCGAGAAGGACCCCGCGCTCGAGCGCCGCTTCCAGCAGGTGTACGTCGGCGAACCGAGCGTCGAAGACACAGTCGCCATCTTGCGCGGGCTGAAGGAGCGCTACGAGGTGCACCACGGGGTGCGCATCCAGGACTCGGCGCTCGTCAGCGCGGCAGTGCTCTCCGATCGCTACCTCACCAACCGCTTCCTGCCCGACAAGGCGATCGACCTGGTCGACGAGGCGGCGAGCAAGCTGCGGATCGAGATCGACTCGCTGCCGACCGAGATCGACGTCGTCGAGCGGCGCATCCTGCAGCTCGAGATCGAGCAGGTGGCGCTCGCGAAGGAGACCGATGCCGCCTCGCAAGAGCGCCGTGAGGCTCTCACCGTGGAGCTCGAGGCCCTGAAGTCGCAGTCGGCGGAGATGAAGGAGCACTGGGAGGCCGAGAAGCAGGCCATCGACGCCATTCGCCTGTTGAAGGAAGAGCTCGAACAGCTCCGCATCCAGCTCGAGCGCGAGGGCGACCTCAACGTGGCGGCCGAGATCCGCTACGGGCGGATCCCCGAGCTCGAACGGCGCATCGCCGAAGCCACCGGCCACCTCGACGAGCTGCAGGCGGGGAACCGCATGTTGAAAGAAGAGGTCGACGCCGAGGACATCGCCGAGGTGGTGTCGAAGTGGACCGGCGTTCCTGTCACGCGCCTGCTGGAGGGCGAGATGTCCAAGCTCGTCCATCTGGAGGAGCTGCTCCACCGCCGCGTCATCGGCCAGGACGAGGCCGTGGCCGCGGTTGCGAATGCGGTGCGGCGCAGCCGCGCAGGGCTGTCGGACCCCAACCGGCCGATCGGGTCGTTCATGTTCCTCGGCCCGACCGGCGTCGGCAAGACCGAGCTCGCCCGCGCCCTCGCCGAGTTCTTGTTCGACGACGACAAGGCGATGGTGCGCATCGACATGGGCGAGTACATGGAGAAGTTCTCCGTCACCCGCCTGATCGGGGCGCCTCCTGGCTACGTGGGCTACGACGAGGGCGGCCAGCTCACCGAGGCGGTGCGGCGCCGCCCGTACAGCGTGATCCTGCTCGACGAGATCGAAAAGGCGCACCCGGACGTGTTCAACGTTCTGCTCCAGGTGCTCGACGACGGGCGTCTCACCGACGGCCAGGGCCGCACCGTCGACTTCACGAACGCGGTGCTGATCATGACCAGCAACCTGCCCGGAGACCCGCTCGGGTTCTTCAAGCCCGAGTTCATCAACCGGGTCGACGAGATCATCCGCTTCCGCTCGCTGACCGAGGACGACATCGGGCGCATCGTGGACATCCAGCTCGCCCACCTGTCCGAGCGCATGGCCGAGCGGCGGATCACCCTGCAGGTCACCGACGCGGCGAGGAAGCGCCTCGCCCACGACGGATACGACCCTGCGTTCGGTGCCCGCCCGCTGAAGCGGCTGATCCAGCGCGAGATCGGCGACCGCTCCGCCGTCGCGATCCTCGAAGGACGCGTCGGCGAGAGCGGCACGATCACCGTCGACGTCGTCGACGGAGCCCTCACTGTGGAGCCCGACCAGGCAACCTGA
- a CDS encoding HAMP domain-containing histidine kinase — MRRRLLLTTVGVALGVLLAIAWPIFVVLRDAARDEAEQRQDDIAERIVTQFQEILDGGGVPPIDELVRYVPLGDQITIQEPDGTVRLETGDAPSGALLVGTATSLGGVRLTVRSPDIVVQERVGRYVVALGTLVLVGVAAAALFSWIAARRMARPFEQLSTAASRLGEGDFSAVVPRESGVREIDDIAHALAVSASRIDQMLAAERSFAGDASHQLRTGLTGLTLRLEMLARHPDGEVRAEADAALDQTTQLNDTIDGLLALARHGRTIHRVSFDLGRLVTAHVHDARQGFARAGRALSVSGESNRVLGTPGFAGQVVDVLLDNALRHGAGAVSVLLQRDAVVVRDEGREITASAAAELFLGPSDPGAEHGRGLALARRLAEADGGSIELVSASPTEFRYRLSVDHGDNGDGGPHGESDRLTPPPPAGRIVG, encoded by the coding sequence GTGCGTCGACGCCTGCTGCTCACCACGGTCGGGGTCGCGCTCGGCGTCTTGCTCGCCATCGCCTGGCCGATCTTCGTCGTGCTGCGCGACGCGGCTCGTGACGAGGCCGAGCAGCGCCAGGACGACATCGCCGAACGGATCGTCACCCAGTTCCAGGAGATCCTCGACGGAGGTGGAGTCCCTCCGATCGACGAGCTCGTCCGCTACGTGCCGCTCGGCGACCAGATCACGATCCAGGAGCCCGACGGCACCGTCCGGCTGGAGACGGGCGACGCGCCGAGTGGGGCACTGCTGGTCGGCACCGCGACCTCCCTCGGGGGCGTGCGGCTGACCGTGCGCTCACCGGACATCGTCGTCCAGGAGCGCGTCGGGCGCTACGTGGTCGCGCTGGGCACGCTCGTGCTCGTCGGGGTGGCCGCCGCGGCGTTGTTCTCGTGGATCGCCGCCCGTCGCATGGCCCGCCCTTTCGAGCAGCTGAGCACCGCGGCTTCGCGACTCGGCGAGGGAGACTTCTCCGCCGTCGTGCCGCGGGAATCAGGGGTGCGCGAGATCGACGACATCGCCCACGCGCTCGCCGTCAGCGCGTCACGCATCGACCAGATGCTGGCCGCGGAGCGCTCCTTCGCCGGAGACGCCTCACACCAGCTGCGCACCGGCCTCACCGGCCTCACGCTGCGGCTCGAGATGCTCGCCCGGCACCCCGACGGCGAGGTGAGAGCCGAGGCCGACGCCGCGCTCGACCAGACCACCCAGCTGAACGACACCATCGACGGGCTGCTCGCCCTGGCCCGTCACGGGCGCACCATCCATCGCGTTTCGTTCGACCTCGGGCGCCTCGTCACCGCCCACGTGCACGACGCGCGTCAGGGCTTCGCGCGCGCAGGGCGTGCACTGTCGGTGAGCGGGGAGTCGAACCGCGTGCTCGGCACCCCCGGATTCGCCGGGCAGGTCGTCGACGTGCTGCTCGACAACGCGCTGCGCCACGGTGCAGGGGCGGTGTCGGTGCTTCTCCAGCGCGACGCAGTCGTCGTTCGCGACGAAGGGCGCGAGATCACGGCCTCCGCCGCGGCGGAGCTGTTCCTCGGCCCGAGCGACCCAGGCGCGGAGCACGGCAGAGGGTTGGCCCTCGCTCGCCGCCTGGCCGAGGCCGACGGCGGCTCGATCGAGCTCGTCAGCGCATCGCCGACCGAGTTCCGGTACAGGCTCTCGGTCGACCACGGCGACAACGGCGACGGCGGCCCGCATGGCGAGTCGGATCGTCTCACACCACCGCCGCCAGCCGGCAGGATCGTTGGGTAG
- a CDS encoding nucleotide exchange factor GrpE, translated as MDSPTENDIAATPTENDSTATDFDAQLDAAVETDAEATETAEEQFEHDVDALLAERDQFKDIALRLQADFENFRKRVAQQQSDEVQRATGRLVEAMLPVLDAAEQAYLAHPAEVEPLFNLLLAELRKQGLEVLDLDGAAFDPAVAEAVLHEPGEGSGPVVAEVLRTGYLWKGKVLRAAMVKVRG; from the coding sequence ATGGACTCGCCGACCGAGAACGACATCGCCGCGACGCCGACCGAGAACGACTCCACGGCGACCGACTTCGACGCGCAGCTCGACGCCGCGGTCGAAACCGACGCCGAGGCGACCGAGACCGCCGAGGAGCAGTTCGAGCACGACGTCGACGCCCTGCTCGCGGAGCGCGACCAGTTCAAGGACATCGCCCTGCGCCTGCAGGCCGACTTCGAGAACTTCCGCAAGCGCGTCGCCCAGCAGCAGTCCGACGAGGTGCAGCGCGCTACCGGGCGCCTCGTCGAGGCGATGCTCCCCGTGCTCGACGCGGCCGAGCAGGCCTATCTCGCCCACCCAGCCGAGGTCGAACCGCTGTTCAACCTGTTGCTGGCCGAGCTGCGCAAGCAGGGGCTCGAGGTGCTCGACCTCGACGGCGCGGCATTCGACCCCGCCGTTGCCGAGGCGGTCCTTCACGAGCCGGGCGAGGGCAGTGGCCCGGTGGTGGCCGAGGTGCTGCGCACCGGCTACTTGTGGAAGGGCAAGGTGCTGCGTGCGGCGATGGTGAAGGTGCGGGGCTGA
- a CDS encoding adenylosuccinate synthase, protein MPVTVVVGTQWGDEGKAKVIDLLAKEHAYVVRYQGGHNAGHTVVVGEERYALQLVPSGILYDFVTPVIGNGVVVDLPTLFDEVDRLESRGISCDRLKVSTHAHLIFPWHQAHDVLAERIRGEDKIGTTLKGIGPAYADKARRVGIRAGDVLDHEGFLAAVAERARIESEMLERLGVAPLDVTAIVTSFGELAARLVPYLADTVGLLHEALAAGQHLLLEGAQATFLDLDHGTYPYVTSSNPTAGGACAGTGIGPRDIDRIVGISKAYTTRVGSGPFPTELHDELGDRLVEVGHEYGTVTGRRRRTGWLDCVMLRQAVRLNSLSEIALTKLDVLDSFETVKVCTGYRVDGRLLPTYPDRAEVLARVEPVYEELPGWGQSLRTAREAAELPGAARTVVELVESEVGVPVRIVGTGPGRDEYVLRATA, encoded by the coding sequence ATGCCCGTCACCGTCGTCGTCGGCACCCAGTGGGGTGACGAGGGCAAGGCCAAGGTCATCGACCTGCTTGCCAAGGAGCACGCCTACGTCGTGCGGTATCAGGGTGGTCACAACGCCGGTCATACCGTTGTTGTCGGCGAGGAGCGCTACGCACTACAGCTCGTTCCGTCGGGGATCCTCTACGACTTCGTCACCCCGGTGATCGGCAACGGCGTGGTCGTCGACCTGCCGACGCTGTTCGACGAGGTCGATCGGCTGGAGTCGCGGGGGATCTCCTGCGATCGGCTGAAGGTGTCGACGCACGCCCACCTGATCTTCCCCTGGCACCAGGCCCACGACGTGTTGGCCGAGCGGATTCGCGGCGAAGACAAGATCGGCACCACGCTGAAGGGCATCGGCCCGGCGTACGCCGACAAGGCCCGCCGGGTCGGGATTCGAGCCGGCGACGTGCTCGATCACGAGGGCTTCCTCGCCGCCGTCGCCGAGCGCGCCCGCATCGAGAGCGAGATGCTCGAGCGCCTGGGCGTCGCGCCGCTCGACGTCACTGCGATCGTGACGAGCTTCGGCGAGCTGGCCGCGCGGCTCGTGCCGTATCTCGCCGACACGGTCGGCCTGCTCCATGAAGCGCTTGCCGCCGGTCAGCACCTGCTGCTCGAAGGCGCGCAGGCGACGTTCCTCGACCTCGACCACGGCACCTACCCGTACGTCACGTCGTCGAACCCCACTGCCGGAGGCGCGTGCGCCGGCACCGGCATCGGCCCGCGCGACATCGACCGCATCGTCGGCATCTCGAAGGCGTACACCACCCGGGTCGGTTCGGGCCCGTTCCCCACCGAGCTCCACGACGAGCTCGGCGACCGCCTGGTGGAGGTCGGCCACGAGTACGGCACGGTCACCGGCCGGCGCCGCAGGACGGGTTGGCTCGACTGCGTGATGCTGCGCCAGGCGGTGCGGCTGAACTCGCTGAGCGAGATCGCGCTGACCAAGCTCGACGTGCTCGACAGCTTCGAGACGGTCAAGGTCTGCACCGGCTACCGAGTCGACGGGCGGCTGCTGCCCACCTATCCCGACCGCGCCGAGGTGCTGGCCCGCGTCGAACCGGTCTACGAGGAGCTGCCCGGGTGGGGTCAGTCGCTGCGCACGGCGCGAGAGGCCGCCGAGCTTCCTGGTGCGGCACGCACCGTGGTCGAGCTCGTCGAGTCCGAGGTGGGCGTGCCAGTGCGCATCGTCGGCACCGGCCCCGGCCGTGACGAGTACGTGCTGAGGGCAACCGCGTGA
- the dnaJ gene encoding molecular chaperone DnaJ, with translation MAPQREWFEKDYYRVLGVAEGATQKEITKAYRKLARELHPDANPGNSTAEDRFKDVSAAYDVLGDEAKRAEYDEVRKLGPMGPMGGGYGAQGAQGPGGFRFNVGDAGGLGDVLGQMFGGGRRRSGGSGAGPRRGADLEAALTLDFVDAVRGITTTLYLTTDASCTTCGGSGAKPGTTPVPCSQCGGRGVIDDNQGLFSFSTPCTRCQGTGVTIPDPCPTCRGAGIERRPREVKVRIPAGVADGQRIRLKGRGAPGRNGGPAGDLFVECHVTPHRVFGRDGKNLTVRVPVTFAEAALGATIDVPTLAGPAVSLRIKPGTQSGSRHRVRGKGIASSKSAGDLIVTVDVAVPKSLTAAERAAIEQLASATTVSPRSHLPGASSAPDDHEN, from the coding sequence GTGGCCCCGCAACGTGAGTGGTTCGAGAAGGACTACTACCGCGTCCTCGGCGTCGCCGAAGGCGCGACGCAGAAGGAGATCACCAAGGCGTACCGCAAGCTGGCCCGTGAGCTGCACCCCGACGCCAACCCCGGCAACAGCACGGCCGAAGATCGGTTCAAGGACGTATCCGCGGCGTACGACGTTCTCGGCGACGAGGCCAAGCGGGCCGAGTACGACGAGGTGCGCAAGCTCGGTCCGATGGGCCCGATGGGTGGTGGCTACGGGGCCCAGGGCGCGCAGGGCCCGGGTGGCTTCCGATTCAACGTCGGCGACGCCGGCGGCCTTGGTGACGTCCTCGGGCAGATGTTCGGCGGCGGGCGTCGCCGCTCCGGTGGCTCGGGGGCCGGCCCGCGTCGCGGCGCCGATCTCGAGGCCGCGCTGACGCTCGACTTCGTCGACGCCGTACGGGGGATCACGACCACTCTGTACCTCACCACCGACGCGTCGTGCACCACGTGTGGGGGCAGCGGCGCGAAGCCCGGCACCACACCCGTGCCGTGCTCGCAATGCGGCGGCCGAGGGGTGATCGACGACAACCAGGGTCTCTTTTCGTTCTCGACCCCGTGCACGCGTTGCCAGGGCACCGGCGTGACGATTCCCGATCCCTGCCCCACCTGCCGCGGCGCGGGCATCGAGCGCCGGCCGCGAGAGGTGAAGGTGCGCATTCCCGCCGGCGTCGCCGACGGCCAGCGCATCCGTCTCAAGGGGCGCGGCGCCCCGGGACGCAACGGCGGCCCGGCCGGCGACTTGTTCGTCGAGTGCCACGTCACCCCGCACCGCGTCTTCGGCCGAGACGGGAAGAACCTCACGGTGCGCGTGCCGGTGACGTTCGCCGAGGCGGCGCTCGGCGCGACGATCGACGTGCCGACGCTCGCCGGGCCGGCCGTCTCCTTGCGGATCAAGCCCGGCACCCAGTCCGGCTCGCGCCACCGCGTACGGGGTAAGGGCATCGCCTCGTCGAAGAGCGCCGGCGACCTCATCGTCACCGTCGACGTCGCCGTGCCGAAGTCGCTCACCGCGGCCGAGCGCGCAGCGATCGAACAGCTAGCGAGTGCTACTACCGTCTCACCCAGGTCTCACCTGCCGGGCGCCTCGAGCGCACCGGACGACCACGAGAACTGA
- a CDS encoding DUF3445 domain-containing protein, translating to MPTPEANLPAGGDPDYQPYQSGEFRWRLGLRPLDLANWIEICPRYDEDLAAKREILAAHPSTVLAWLEGIEPEAREVLAALLAHLDAHRPGLIARHHGAEGEEIENCRTGERWRVAEIHPLDLAGRLVQEDLVLMVERGGSLVFGGGSVCFPNRWDLASKLGRPLADVHAPVARLNEQLAAPIDAFLARLSPEKSFWRLGWGVLDTSERYQAVDGTAPAPPQLPRVGDPTAGEQLFLRVERETLRRFPDTGCVLFTIRTYLRPLSELATRPDDAARLSAALQALPDDVARYKQLVDLAPAAVEWLHNVSET from the coding sequence ATGCCGACTCCTGAGGCGAACCTGCCGGCGGGGGGCGACCCGGACTACCAGCCGTACCAGTCCGGGGAGTTCCGCTGGAGGTTGGGGCTGCGGCCTCTCGATCTCGCCAACTGGATCGAGATCTGTCCCCGCTACGACGAGGACCTCGCCGCGAAGCGGGAGATCCTCGCCGCGCATCCGTCCACGGTGCTGGCCTGGCTGGAGGGGATCGAGCCCGAGGCGCGCGAGGTGCTCGCTGCCCTGCTCGCGCACCTCGACGCGCACCGTCCGGGGCTCATCGCCCGACACCACGGCGCCGAGGGCGAAGAGATCGAGAACTGCCGCACGGGGGAGCGCTGGCGGGTGGCCGAAATCCATCCCCTCGACCTCGCCGGCAGGCTGGTGCAAGAAGACCTGGTGCTGATGGTCGAACGGGGTGGGAGCCTCGTGTTCGGCGGCGGCAGCGTGTGCTTCCCCAACCGGTGGGATCTCGCATCCAAGCTCGGCCGGCCGCTCGCCGATGTGCACGCACCCGTCGCTCGGCTGAACGAGCAGCTCGCGGCGCCGATCGATGCGTTCCTCGCGAGGCTGAGCCCGGAGAAGAGCTTCTGGCGCCTCGGCTGGGGGGTGCTCGACACCTCCGAGCGCTACCAGGCCGTCGACGGCACGGCTCCGGCACCGCCGCAGCTGCCGAGAGTGGGCGACCCCACCGCCGGCGAGCAGCTGTTCTTGCGCGTCGAGCGCGAGACGCTGCGCCGCTTCCCCGACACCGGGTGCGTGCTGTTCACGATCCGCACCTACCTGCGCCCGCTTTCCGAGCTCGCCACTCGCCCCGACGACGCGGCGCGCCTCAGCGCGGCGCTCCAGGCGCTGCCCGACGACGTGGCGCGCTACAAGCAGCTGGTCGACCTGGCTCCGGCCGCCGTCGAATGGCTGCATAACGTCTCCGAAACTTGA